One window of the Podospora pseudopauciseta strain CBS 411.78 chromosome 4, whole genome shotgun sequence genome contains the following:
- a CDS encoding hypothetical protein (antiSMASH:Cluster_9; EggNog:ENOG503NXGC; COG:C) encodes MAPTPTGINVIIVGAGFGGLTAAIECHRQGHNVTIYENFPALKTLGDIISFGANGGRIFARWADGAIARKLRSLCIDLTDYGFRIHKYDTGEVVYHQPTPPQREEAPVFNGHRGELHEVVFNYARDELGIPIHLGQHVDEYFETEDKAGIVLKSGERVEADIVIGADGVRSKARELVLGYVDKPKSSGYAVWRAWFSNKDMIADPRTKEFCENGDTFNGWIGPDVHFLFSTIKGGKDCCWVLTHKDEHDIDESWSFPGKLEDVYKVLEGWDPVCKAIVEKTPSLVDWKLVYRDPLPTWVSKHARILLLGDAAHPFLPTSAQGATQAMEDGVTIAVALKRGGKDGVPAAVRAHQELRYERVRAVQKTGESTRDRWHKTDWETVKQNPKSIEFPREDWIHGFDAEKYAEDNYDEAIKKLAIKQEPEEETAPLAAVPPAVVV; translated from the exons ATGGCCCCCACGCCCACCGGCATCAACGTGATAATTGTCGGCGCCGGCTTCGGTGGCCTTACAGCAGCAATCGAGTGCCACCGACAAGGCCACAACGTCACCATCTATGAGAACTTCCCCGCTCTCAAGACACTCGGCGACATCATCTCCTTTGGTGCCAACGGCGGGCGTATCTTTGCCCGCTGGGCCGACGGCGCCATTGCCAGAAAGCTCCGTTCCCTCTGCATCGACCTCACAGACTACGGCTTCCGCATTCACAAGTACGACACGGGCGAGGTAGTCTaccaccaacccactccACCCCAGCGCGAGGAGGCGCCCGTCTTCAATGGCCACCGCGGCGAGCTGCATGAGGTGGTGTTCAACTACGCCAGGGACGAACTCGGCATCCCGATCCACCTCGGCCAACACGTCGATGAGTACTTTGAAACCGAGGACAAGGCCGGAATCGTGCTCAAATCTGGAGAGCGGGTCGAGGCCGACATTGTCATTGGGGCTGATGGCGTCAGATCAAAGGCGAGGGAGCTTGTTCTTGGGTACGTAGACAAGCCCAAGAGCAGCGGCTATGCTGTCTGGCGGGCGTGGTTCTCTAACAAGGACATGATTGCCGACCCACGCACCAAGGAGTTTTGTGAGAATGGGGATACCTTCAACGGCTGGATCGGGCCCGACGTGCACTTCCTCTTCAGCACAATCAAGGGCGGCAAGGATTGCTGTTGGGTGCTCACCCACAAAGATGAGCACGACATCGATGAGTCATGGTCTTTCCCGGGCAAGCTGGAGGACGTGTATaaggttttggaggggtgggatcCCGTCTGCAAGGCCATCGTGGAGAAGACCCCGAGCTTGGTGGACTGGAAGTTGGTCTACCGAGACCCCCTGCCCACCTGGGTGAGCAAGCACGCGCGAATTCTGCTCTTGGGTGACGCTGCCCACCCATTCTTGCCTACCAGTGCCCAGGGAGCCACTCAAGCGATGGAGGATGGTGTCACGATTGCCGTGGCCTTGAAGCGCGGGGGGAAGGATGGTGTCCCAGCTGCAGTGAGGGCTCACCAAGAGCTCAG ATATGAACGCGTTAGAGCTGTGCAAAAGACTGGCGAGTCCACTCGCGACAGATGGCACAAGACGGACTGGGAAACTGTTAAACAAAACCCGAAGAGCATTGAGTTCCCACGAGAGGACTGGATCCATGGCTTTGACGCTGAAAAGTACGCAGAGGATAATTACGACGAGGCGATCAAGAAGCTGGCAATTAAGCAGGAGCCAGAGGAGGAAACCGCTCCGTTGGCAGCTGTACCTCCAGCTGTAGTGGTTTAG